A genome region from Camelina sativa cultivar DH55 chromosome 10, Cs, whole genome shotgun sequence includes the following:
- the LOC104720296 gene encoding uncharacterized protein LOC104720296 yields MSVNDVEVTFTIYRGGYWTSNGGEDAYIGGEMSIFDCKAENFYATMGNRYGEKIVDYHNTPPNSDDEGGEESHVRCKAGSGELKMHQVFDSLEEFKDALVDYALKNRCNIKLNRWGKEKCEAVCGVKESEIPCGWRIYCSYEECIGKYKVKSFEDEHVCTPDGYCKILKSRVLAKMFLDDVRSDPEFKPKTMEEEIMKNYNMIVSRDKCRKGKKKSLDIIKKEHEKQFFRLRDYRTELIRIRSFPQILCVFRKSRQLLAAVGRDANNGMYLFAWAIVDVENEDNWVWFLRNLKADCKNLEDGQGFTVISDRQKGLLNAVEIELPKVEQRMCARHIYGNLKKQFPCQSEMKGLFWRVDESYIMIEYEANMERVKAYDMRLYEAIMQRNSQNCSLAFCKPTSSCVDVHNNLSESFNNAIDPSRYFPMVEMLEIIWRRTMQRIELRMKKACLHKGRLTKRTATFIAEEQKRLKFTKYVSGLAVGKCEVLDCGKSVSLHMGMWTCACRKWEMSGLPCRHALRIIAEKKLNHEDYLSKWYSNAMLSNHLLIWLKKLNIKGRKPKPKRKKPRHESPTKKATRKNKIMHFGRCGEAGHNVTKCKNMVLEMHRPKRKKTPTDDGYESQASQSQASQSQGPSQSQGPTQ; encoded by the exons ATGAG TGTGAACGATGTGGAAGTAACATTCACTATTTATCGTGGTGGGTATTGGACTAGCAATGGTGGGGAAGATGCTTATATTGGTGGTGAGATGTCAATCTTCGATTGTAAGGCTGAAAACTTTTATGCGACGATGGGAAATCGTTATGGAGA GAAGATTGTTGACTACCACAACACTCCTCCTAACTCTGATGATGAAGGTGGTGAGGAGAGTCATGTGAGATGCAAGGCAGGAAGTGGTGAATTAAAGATGCATCAAGTGTTTGACAGCTTGGAAGAGTTCAAAGATGCTTTAGTAGATTATGCCTTGAAGAATAGGTGTAATATTAAGTTAAACCGATGGGGAAAAGAAAAGTGTGAAGCAGTTTGTGGTGTAAAAGAGAGTGAGATCCCTTGTGGATGGAGGATCTACTGCTCCTATGAAGAGTGTATTGGAAAGTACAAGGTGAAATCGTTTGAAGATGAACATGTTTGCACTCCAGATGGATATTGCAAGATCTTGAAATCAAGAGTACTTGCGAAGATGTTTCTCGATGATGTTAGGTCTGATCCTGAGTTTAAACCGAAGACAATGGAAGAGGAGATTATGAAGAACTACAATATGATTGTCTCAAGAGACAAGTgtagaaaaggaaagaagaaatcatTAGATATCATTAAAAAGGAGCATGAGAAACAGTTTTTTAGGCTTCGAGACTACCGCACAGAGCTGATACG GATCAGAAgttttccacagattttatgtGTGTTTCGCAAATCTC GACAATTATTGGCAGCGGTTGGGAGAGATGCAAACAATGGAATGTATCTATTTGCTTGGGCTATTGTGGATGTGGAGAATGAAGATAattgggtttggtttttaaGAAACCTTAAAGCAGACTGTAAAAATCTTGAGGATGGTCAGGGGTTTACGGTTATATCTGATAGGCAAAAG GGTTTGTTGAATGCTGTTGAGATCGAATTGCCTAAGGTTGAACAAAGGATGTGTGCAAGGCACATTTATGGGAATCTTAAAAAGCAGTTTCCATGTCAAAGTGAGATGAAAGGGTTGTTTTGGAGAGTTGATGAGAGTTACATAATGATCGAATATGAGGCGAATATGGAAAGGGTTAAGGCTTATGATATGCGGCTGTATGAAGCAATAATGCAAAGGAATTCACAGAACTGTAGTCTTGCCTTCTGCAAACCCACTTCATCATGTGTAGATGTGCACAACAACTTGTCAGAATCATTCAACAATGCAATTGATCCATCAAGGTATTTTCCAATGGTTGAGATGTTGGAGATAATCTGGCGAAGAACAATGCAGCGAATAGAATTGAGGATGAAGAAAGCATGTCTCCACAAAGGTAGGTTGACAAAGAGAACTGCAACATTCATAGCCGAGGAGCAGAAAAGACTTAAATTCACCAAGTATGTATCAGGTTTAGCAGTAGGTAAGTGTGAGGTTCTTGACTGTGGAAAGTCTGTCAGCTTACATATGGGAATGTGGACTTGTGCTTGTCGTAAATGGGAGATGAGTGGACTCCCATGTCGTCATGCATTACGAATCATTGCCGAGAAGAAGCTTAATCATGAGGATTACTTATCTAAATGGTACTCAAAT GCGATGTTATCAAACCACCTGCTCATTTGGTTGAAGAAATTGAACATTAAAGGAAGAAAACCGAAGCCAAAGAGGAAGAAGCCGAGGCATGAATCTCCAACAAAGAAAGCTACAAGGAAGAATAAGATTATGCACTTTGGACGTTGTGGAGAAGCTGGTCATAATGTAACCAAGTGTAAGAATATGGTTCTGGAGATGCATAGgccaaagaggaagaagactccAACCGATGATGGATATGAGTCACAAGCATCTCAATCACAAGCATCTCAGTCACAAGGTCCATCTCAGTCTCAAGGACCAACACAATAA
- the LOC104718685 gene encoding probable glycosyltransferase At5g03795 yields MVNVKSPLRLFIEVSIKELVRGFRRQRIKWRNAFLLGSIMTTIVILLHTPTFSVFSDDDKVTESSSSSSSSPIYLNGSLHLNIQIVSEAKVESFNALTTTPKVHLNASEESGTALSRKRRKRKKRKKTKDDLILPDPPPAPRHVISSSERRALSFPPKKALAYAKLEIQSAPEIVNDTDLFAPVFRNLSVFKRSYELMELILKVYIYPDGDKPIFHQPHLNGIYASEGWFMKLMESNTQFVTKDPERAHLFYMPYSVKQLQKTIFVPGSHNIKPLSIFLREYVNMLSIKYPFWNRTHGSDHFLVACHDWGPYTVSEHPELRRNTIKALCNADLSDGVFVPGKDVSLPETSIRNAGRPLRYIGNGNRVSQRPILAFFAGNLHGRVRPQLLKHWRNKDNDMKIYGPLPHNVARKMTYVQHMKSSKYCLCPMGYEVNSPRIVEAIYYECVPVVIADNFVLPFSDVLDWSAFSVVVPEKEIPRLKEILLQIPMRRYLKMQSNVKMVQRHFLWSTKPRKYDVFHMILHSIWFNLLN; encoded by the exons atggtGAATGTGAAAAGCCCTTTACGGCTATTCATAGAGGTTTCGATAAAGGAATTAGTTAGGGGTTTCAGGAGACAAAGGATCAAATGGAGAAACGCGTTTCTTCTCGGTTCTATAATGACCACCATTGTGATTCTGCTTCACACACCAACGTTTTCAGTTTTCTCTGATGATGATAAAGTGaccgagtcttcttcttcttcttcttcttcgcctaTTTACTTAAACGGTTCCCTGCATTTGAATATCCAAATTGTTAGTGAAGCAAAAGTTGAAAGTTTTAATGCTCTTACAACGACTCCTAAAGTGCATCTGAATGCTTCTGAAGAAAGTGGAACTGCTCTTTCGAGAAAAAGgcgaaaaaggaagaaaagaaagaagactaAAGATGATCTGATTCTCCCTGATCCTCCACCAGCACCACGGCATGttatatcttcttcagag AGACGTGCTCTTTCCTTCCCACCCAAGAAAGCTCTTGCTTATGCAAAACTGGAGATTCAAAGTGCCCCGGAGATCGTAAATGACACGGACCTGTTTGCTCCGGTGTTTCGCAATCTCTCTGTTTTCAAAAG GAGCTACGAGCTTATGGAATTAATACTTAAGGTCTACATATATCCTGACGGTGACAAACCTATCTTTCACCAACCGCATTTGAACGGTATATATGCTTCAGAAGGTTGGTTTATGAAGTTAATGGAGTCGAACACACAGTTTGTCACAAAGGACCCTGAGAGGGCTCACTTGTTCTACATGCCATACAGTGTGAAGCAGCTTCAGAAAACTATCTTTGTCCCTGGATCACATAACATCAAACCTTTGTCTATCTTTCTTAGAGAGTACGTCAACATGCTCTCCATCAAATACCCATTCTGGAACCGCACTCACGGATCAGATCACTTCCTCGTTGCTTGCCACGATTGG GGTCCTTACACAGTGAGTGAGCACCCTGAGCTAAGACGAAACACTATTAAAGCTCTCTGCAACGCAGACTTATCAGACGGTGTCTTTGTCCCGGGAAAAGATGTTTCTCTACCGGAAACTTCCATAAGAAACGCCGGGAGACCACTACGCTACATTGGAAACGGAAACAGAGTTTCCCAACGTCCCATACTCGCTTTCTTCGCTGGAAACCTCCACGGTCGTGTCCGTCCACAGCTTCTAAAACACTGGAGAAACAAAGACAACGACATGAAAATCTACGGTCCGCTTCCACACAACGTAGCTAGGAAAATGACTTACGTGCAACACATGAAGTCAAGCAAATACTGTCTTTGTCCAATGGGTTACGAAGTGAACAGTCCACGAATCGTTGAAGCTATATACTACGAGTGCGTCCCCGTGGTGATAGCCGATAACTTCGTGCTACCGTTCAGTGATGTTCTTGATTGGTCAGCGTTCTCAGTAGTTGTGCCGGAGAAGGAGATCCCACGGCTGAAGGAGATACTGTTGCAGATTCCTATGAGGAGATATCTGAAGATGCAGAGTAACGTGAAGATGGTTCAGAGACATTTCTTGTGGAGCACTAAACCTAGAAAGTACGATGTGTTTCATATGATACTTCACTCCATTTGGTTTAACCTTCTCAATTAG